The following proteins are encoded in a genomic region of Cricetulus griseus strain 17A/GY chromosome 7, alternate assembly CriGri-PICRH-1.0, whole genome shotgun sequence:
- the LOC118239124 gene encoding MLV-related proviral Env polyprotein-like — MDRTPHSKSFKDKTLSYTLLLIGCLFTPHVATNPHRVYNITWKIANLGTGEIANLSTYIGTLHDGFPPLYVDLCDLVGSDWDPSDQEPFPGYGCHHPGGRIGTRSKDFYVCPGHKPTHGCGGPQEGYCARWGCETTGEAYWKPSSSWDFITLKRREIPGYAGKGPWRCGQRACGPCYDSAGGGGFQGATPGGKCNPLILRFTDAGKRTTWDSPKVWGLRLHRAGKDPVTLFSLYRQITPLSQQSVGPNIVIADQRSPTHFQVPKPPTVPKAITPTPGAVTFSPTPDALNIEITRDPPGTRDRLLQLIQGVYQALNFSDPNKTQECWLCLVSRPPYYEGVAILGNYSNQTSAPTSCGAAMQHKLTISEVSGKGLCIGRIPSSHQELCNQVEPLSQDSRYLVAPYGTYWACSTGLTPCVSTTVLNTTIDFCILIELWPKVTYHQPEYVYSVLEKSTRYKREPISFTVALLLGGITMGGIAAGIGTGTVALQGINHFKLLQQAMHTDIQVLEESVSALEKSLTSLSEVVLQNRRGLDLLFLQEGGLCAALKEECCFYADHTGIVRDSMAKLRERLKQRQQLFESQQGWFEGWFAKSPWLTTLISTLMGPLVILFLILIFGPCILNKLTQFIRERLSVVQALVLTQQYHQLKQIDPEYLETSE; from the coding sequence ATGGACCGCACACCGCACTCAAAATCCTTTAAAGATAAGACTCTCTCGTACACCCTCCTGTTGATTGGTTGTCTGTTTACCCCCCATGTAGCAACTAACCCCCACAGGGTTTATAATATCACCTGGAAAATAGCCAATCTAGGGACCGGGGAAATAGCCAACCTCAGCACTTATATAGGGACTCTACATGATGGGTTCCCTCCTCTCTATGTCGACCTATGTGACTTAGTAGGGTCTGATTGGGATCCCTCTGACCAGGAACCATTCCCAGGGTACGGATGCCACCACCCTGGGGGAAGGATAGGAACAAGAAGCAAGGATTTTTATGTTTGCCCCGGCCATAAACCAACTCATGGCTGCGGGGGGCCGCAGGAAGGGTACTGTGCAAGATGGGGATGTGAAACCACAGGGGAGGCTTACTGGAAACCCTCTTCCTCTTGGGATTTCATCACTCTCAAACGGAGGGAGATCCCAGGGTACGCAGGGAAAGGACCATGGAGATGTGGGCAAAGAGCCTGCGGACCTTGTTATGATAGTGCCGGAGGGGGAGGTTTTCAAGGCGCCACCCCCGGAGGAAAATGCAACCCTCTCATCCTAAGGTTCACAGATGCTGGAAAAAGAACTACTTGGGATAGTCCTAAGGTCTGGGGACTCAGGCTGCACCGAGCAGGGAAAGATCCGGTGACTTTATTCTCCCTGTACAGACAAATTACTCCCCTAAGCCAACAATCAGTTGGGCCAAACATAGTAATAGCGGACCAGAGATCCCCAACCCATTTTCAAGTCCCTAAACCCCCTACCGTTCCTAAAGCTATCACTCCTACACCAGGTGCTGTcaccttctcccccaccccagatgCCCTAAACATCGAGATAACCAGAGACCCTCCAGGTACCAGAGATAGATTATTACAATTAATCCAAGGAGTTTACCAAGCCTTAAATTTTTCAGACCCCAACAAGACTCAGGAATGCTGGTTATGCCTAGTTTCCCGGCCCCCATATTATGAAGGCGTGGCAATACTGGGCAACTACTCCAACCAGACCTCAGCACCTACCAGTTGCGGAGCTGCTATGCAGCACAAGCTCACAATATCTGAGGTCTCAGGAAAGGGGCTATGCATAGGCAGGATTCCTTCCTCACATCAAGAATTATGTAACCAAGTAGAGCCATTATCTCAGGACAGCCGATACCTTGTTGCCCCTTATGGAACTTATTGGGCTTGCAGTACTGGGTTGACTCCCTGTGTCTCTACCACTGTTCTCAACACCACCattgacttttgtatattgatagaACTTTGGCCCAAAGTCACATACCACCAACCTGAATATGTTTACAGCGTACTAGAGAAATCAACCCGATATAAGAGGGAGCCAATATCCTTTACCGTGGCCCTATTATTAGGAGGAATAACAATGGGGGGCATAGCAGCCGGCATAGGGACCGGAACCGTTGCCCTACAGGGAATTAATCATTTTAAGCTTCTACAACAAGCCATGCACACGGATATCCAGGTCCTAGAAGAGTCAGTCAGTGCACTCGAGAAATCCTTAACATCACTCTCTGAGGTGGTCCTGCAAAACAGACGGggattagatttattatttttacaggaAGGGGGGCTATGTGCTGCCCTCAAGGAAGAATGCTGCTTTTATGCAGATCATACAGGAATAGTTAGGGATAGCATGGCCAAACTTAGGGAGAGGCTAAAACAGAGGCAACAGCTATTTGAGTCTCAACAAGGATGGTTCGAGGGATGGTTCGCTAAATCCCCCTGGTTGACTACCCTTATATCCACGCTCATGGGACCTCTGGTTATTCTATTTTTGATCCTCATATTTGGTCCCTGCATTCTGAACAAACTGACTCAATTCATCAGAGAACGACTATCTGTTGTACAGGCTTTAGTCTTAACTCAACAATATCATCAGCTAAAGCAAATAGATCCAGAGTATCTAGAGACCTCTGAATGA